Genomic window (Verrucomicrobiota bacterium):
CCGTTAATGTTAACGGCAGCTTCCAATCCTAGAATGTAGGAATAAGCTCCGAAACCTGCGATTTGTCCTCGGCACACGGGCGCGATCATTGATGTGTGGCGGAATTCTTCCCTCGCGTGGACGTTCGAGAGATGGATTTCGATAGTTGGGATTGACACCGCGGCTATGGCGTCCCTGAGGGCGATGCTCGTGTGGGTGTACGCGGCCGCATTCAGGACGATGGCCGCGAAATCTTGCGGGGCTTGCTGGACCCACGCGACAAGCTCGCCTTCCAAGT
Coding sequences:
- the aroQ gene encoding type II 3-dehydroquinate dehydratase; this translates as MKILFLNGPNLNLLGTRETKVYGQTTLTEIERRVRDRAGKLGVEVDFRQSNLEGELVAWVQQAPQDFAAIVLNAAAYTHTSIALRDAIAAVSIPTIEIHLSNVHAREEFRHTSMIAPVCRGQIAGFGAYSYILGLEAAVNING